ACGATCAACTATTCGGACTTGTCCTATAATTTATTTTTTCCTACAAAAAAAGCCGGCGACTTCTCCTTATTTGGTTTTGGCGGACTCAGCACCCAGCGCACCACCCCAAAGCTAGACTCGACCCAATGGAAAAACCAGCCCGATCGTTATGCGGAGCGGTTTGACGGACCTACCGGTATGACCGGGCTTACACACACACTGCATTTTGGCGCCCGCACCAGCCTCCATTCCGTGCTGGCGTATTCCTATACCGAATCAAAGCTCACGGAAGATTATGTGGAGGACGACTATGCCTACGAGCGTGTGTACAGCGCCAATGACCAGACTCCTAAATGGACCCTTACGTCGACGCTCAACCACCGTTTCGGGAACGGCAACATCCTCCGGGCAGGGTATAGCGCAGACCTTATTGGGTTCAACTATAACCAGCAGGCACGTAAAGACCCCGGTGCACCCCTCCTCGTGCAGGTCGACGCCAGCGGTCACGTGCAAACCGTACAGGCCTTTGCACAATGGCAGGGCCGGCCTGCGCCGCACCTGCTCGTCAACGCAGGGCTGCACTACCTGGAATTGTTGTACAATCATACCTGGGCGGTGGAACCCCGTGCGTCGCTGCAATGGGACGTCTCCCCACGAACCAGCCTTTCACTAGGCTACGGCCTGCACAGCCAGATACAGCCTTTGGGCGTCTACTTCGGCCAGGACACCACTGCTACGGGCGCCTATTACCGGCCCAACAGCAACCTCGGCCTTACCCGCGCCCACCACTTCGTGCTATCCTACAACCAGCGCCTGGCCCATGACCTCCATTTTAAAGCGGAGCTATACTTCCAACGCCTTTTCAATGTCCCCGTCAACGCCGCCGATACCAACACTTTTTCCACCCTTAATATCGAAAGCAGCGATTACGTGTCGGACCCATTGGTCAACAAGGGCTCCGGCCAGAACTATGGACTCGAACTCACCCTGGAAAAATACCTCAGCCACCACGTATACTACATGGTCAACGGCTCGTTGTACCAATCCCAATACCGGGCCCTCGACGGCGTGTTGCGCAACACCCGTTTTAACGGGCACTATATTGTCAACTTCACCGGCGGCAAGGACTGGGTACAGGGCACCCATACGTGGGGCGCCAACCTCCGCACGCTTTGGGCGGGGGGCTATTGGAACACCCCCGTGGATACCCTCCAGTCCTCGCTCCAGGGCACCACGATCTACAAACAACAGCTTGCTTATACCCAGCAAAACCCCGCCTACTTCCGGACCGACCTGCGGGTCAGTTATACCAAAAACCAAAAACACCACACCACGACCCTGTCCCTCGACCTGCAAAACGTGACCAACCAGAAGAATGTCTATGACGTGGAATACGACCAGGTGCGGAAAAAGGTCGTCACCGTGTACCAGACGGGGTTGATACCGGTGTTGAATTATAAAATCGAATTTTAAGCCCAGGTAGCGGTAAAGGGGTCATAGCTACACTTCGACGGCTTGCCCTCTGGTGAAGTATACACCCGGCAATCGGTACAGATATACCGGAACTCGCATTGCCGGCAAACGTCGACCTGGTCCTTGGTAACGGTCCACAAATCCTGGAATCCTTCCAAGTCCAGGACGTCTAGAAAGCGGGTCTCCGAAATATGTCCGTAGGACTTTTCCATACTGGGACAGTTCTTCACCTGGCCGTGGACGTCGATGGAGATCTTTTTGTGCAGGCAGGAATTGAACCGGTGGGATTCCAGGAAGTTTTCCAGGGTGACGTTGAAAAAGGCCGGATTGATGACCCCGCAATGCGAGGAGGACCGGATTTCCCGGGCCACGCGGGTTACCGTCAGACCCGCCCGGTTATAATCCGTGGGGGGTGTTTCGGGACCGGAGTGCAGGGTGATCGCGTTGACGCGGGGAAAAGGACGGCAAAGGGCCAGCAGCGCCTGGTCTTCCAGCAGGGGGCTGTGCTTTAGCAATAGTTCGATATGCTCTATGGGCGTACGGTCGAAAAGGGTCAGGACGGACCCCAGAAAGGCCGGGGATGCTTCGTTGAAAATCCGTACCTGTACGGCCTTGCAGCCCACGGATACCAGTTCCTTGATGGCCTTGGACAGGTCGTACGGATCTTGGGGGTCGATGTCGAGGATGGCGTTCGTGATGAGCTCAGGTCTTTCCCAATGGGGGTTCAGCGCGGGGAAACGGCCGGCTTCCTCCGGGGTACACTCCTGAGCATATCCCCTGGCGATGACCTCCGCAAAATAACTTTCTATCGCCGCGTCGTGTTGACCTCCGTAGGCCGCCTTGACGTCGCCGACGGTCCGGTGCCGGTGTACGGTCAGGATCTCGTAGAGGACATTGGGGATAAACATATAGGTTTGGTAAAAGAGATCGCATATAATGCTGCGCCTTGCTCCCTTTACCGGGATACAGTTTTCGTACAAGGCGATGACGGAGGTTTCAGTCACGCTAAAAACATTTGGAGATGCGTTTATAAAAAGGCGGGCAGAAGACCTGCTCGTCGTCCGGTGAGGGCCGGGCTAAAACCCGTTTCCCCGTATTGAACTCGTCTTCTACCCGGACGTCCCTGACGGTAAAGTGCCGGTAATACGCGGGAAGCCGTTCGAAAAAAGGGTTCTTTCCATCGAGCAGGTCGTGGAACCCGGGTGGAGGTGTGTCATTGGTCATGCGCGATCAGGTATTCAGCGATTTTTTTATCCAATTGATAATTGCAAGGATAGGAGGTCATGCCAAACTGACCCACAGGATTCACCTCCAGGAAATACAGCCGGCCTTCGGTGGACAGCATCAAATCCAGGGAGCCCGTGGAAAGCCCAAGGCGGTCCATCAACCGCCGTATGGAGGCTTCGACCGGTTGGGGCAGGCGGTAGGGCGCCATCCGGACCGGCCGGTTCATGTCGAGGTCCCTGAAATCCATTTTCGATCCTTCCCCTGAAAAAATGGCCATCGAAAAACATTCGCCATCCAGGTAGAACGTCCGGATCTCCAGCTTCCGTTCGATCAATTGTTGAAAAAGCGTCGGGTAAAAAAAAGCGGGCAGCTTCAGCAGGTCTTCTTCGGCGATCTCCCGGGTGTAACAAAGGAACTCGAAGTCATCGCTGTTGTAAAAAGTGATCTCCGACAGGGGTTTGGATACGATCCTTCGGTTTTCCAGGAGAAAAGATTGCGCCCGTTCCCTATGGTTCGTTACGAGGGTATTGGGTATGAGCAACCCTTCCTCCACAGCCATCGTCAGTACTTCGTGTTTGCGGACAGCTCCGGTGGCTTTCGGCGGGTCCAGCCATTGCTTGTGCCGCAGCAGGTGTAAAAAGAACTGCCCGGCGGTTTGGATTTCGACGGAAATATGGCGCACAAGGTTCGAGGCCCATTCCTTGTTCTCGGTAAGTTCGTGAAGACCTCGGAGATAATCCCGGCTTGTCCATCTCCGGTACCATACGATATGAATATCGGAAAGGCGAAAGCTGTAACCGCTCACGGTTAGGCCTACATCCTCCGTTCCATTCCGGTAGCCATAATCGAAGGGAGTATCCGCGTTGTAGAGAAGGGTGTCGTTTAATCTTATGTAATGCCCGCCCAGCCTGGTTATCCATTCGGAGACCCGGTTGGTGGAGTGGTCTGTGGGGCTTGATAAGATTAGTATCATACGGGATGCTGATCGATTTGAAAGTTAAAAAAAATTCTTTAAGTTCGGAATGCCGATGCCGTTCAATGTCGAACGGAGGGTTGCAACTAATCTTATGAACACATTCGAAAATTTGTCGGACGACATTTTCAAGCCCATCCCGAAAGAGGAATTGCAAATCACCAAAGGTGGTCTCACCGAAACAGGAAACCCCACGGTCACTGCCAAGAACAGTGAGCCTGGTTTCCGGGATTTCTCCGGGAATGATTAATCCGTTCTTGCAGGAAGCGGGTAGGCCAGGATTTTCTGGCTTACTCGCTCTTTTATTAGTTGATGGCCTATGTTGGGTAAAGCGATTTCTATAGAACATCCTTCTTTCTCCAGGGACTGGTGGAGTGCCTTCCTGGCGGAAACCGCGGACAGGACACAGTCCCTTGTCGTCCGGAATGCTCTTTCGGAAGCGGACGTGCGGCAGTTACGGGAGGAAGCGGGTTGCATCGTCCGGAACTCGGCCCTTGCCGATACTTTCAGGACCTACATCAATGGGAAACAGGCGGACAACCGCCTGGTCGCGTCGGCACCCCCGGCAGAAGGGGAGGATATGGACGTATGGAGAACCAGGGTTTTTGGCGCCGACAAATTCTCCCTGATCATCAACCAGTGCGAACAGTTGTCCGGTGTCGTGGCTTCATTTCTGGAGAAAGCCGTCGTCCGGCTCCAGGAGATAACGGGCTTGCCCTTGCTGGGTTACAACAGCACCGTCTTTATGGGGAACTACGGGTTTACGCCCCTGGGGATCCATCACGACGGAACCGGCAATAACGTCTTGCATTTTCACATCGGTCCCGGGGACAAGGTGATGTACAACTGGGACGAGGACCAATACACGGCGGACATGGCATCCCGCGCTTTTGATGAGCAGCTCGCGGCCGCGGACGAATATCGTTTTAGCGCCGGAGATTTGTACTATATGCCGTGGAACAAATACCATATCGGGAATACGGAGGCTTTTTCCATCGGTATCACCTTGTGGTTTAATAATCCGACCCGGGCGTCCTATCTTAGGAAATTAAGCGACGACTTCCTGGTCCGGCTCGTCGGTGACGGGGAGGCTGTGATACACGCGGGCCAGGAGAATGGAGACCGGACGAAGCTTTTCGAACTAGCCTCCGTCTTACGGGACAACGCCCAGGACCGGAGTTTCAGGAGCCTTTTATACGACGAACACCAACGGACCATGCGCCGGCTAGCCAGCGGCGGGTATTGGTTTTCGAAAAGCCGGCCGGAAGACGACCGGGTGCTGACCAAAGAAGACCTGGACCGGGAAATCTATGTGGCCGAACCCTACCGGCTTCTTTATTTCCGCCGTGGCCGCGACCTTTACCTCTATGGACGGGGGCACGAACAGGTCCTCGACTACAGCGACGGCCTGACAGCCGCGATCGATAAGATCAATAACGAAACCACCGTATACCGGATGGGCGATTTTATACAGGACCTGTCGGCGCCCCTTTCCCAGCGACAGGCCTTCGTACTGCTCAGCGATTGGTATAGGAAAAAAATTATAGCGTTGCGATAGATGCGATTCCGATTTTACAAACAGCTCGACGCGATGGACTGCGGCCCCACCTGCCTCCGGATGATCGCGCGCCATCATGGGAAAGTCTTTTCCCTTCAGGAGATACGGTCACAATGTACGGTCACCCGGGAGGGCATTTCTTTTTTCTCTTTGGAAGAGGCCGCGGGCAAACTGGGTTTCCGGACGAGGTGCTCCAGGGTGACCCCGGAGACCCTTTTGGAAAAAGCGCCCCTTCCCTGTATTATTCACTGGACACAAAACCACTTTGTCGTGTTTGTCTCCAAACGCGAGCGTCATGGGCAAGTGACGGGCGTGCAGGTGGCAGACCCGGCCTTTGGTCTTCTCCGGTATACGGTCGGCGAATTTCTGGAGAAATGGGAGAGACGCAATAACCAGGGCGTCGTCATGCTCCTGGAACCGATGCCCGGTGAGGCGCAGCCGGCCTCCCGGCCCAAAAGGCGAGGGCTTGCCCTGGAACTGCTTCGCAAACACTGGCGGCCGTTCCGCGGGCTGACCGTTCAGTTGTTGCTGGGTTTGTTGATCGGGAGCCTGATCCAGTTGATTTTCCCCTTCCTGACCCAGTCCATCGTCGACATCGGGATTGCCCGGAAAAACCTGGATTTTATATACCTGGTATTGCTGGGACAGATGATGTTGTTTGCCGGCCGTATATCCCTTGAATTTATCCGCAGTTGGATCCTGCTGCACATCAGCACCCGCATCAATTTTTCCATCCTGTCGGACTTCCTGGTGCGGCTGATGCGGCTGCCCTTGTCTTTTTTCGACGCCAAACGGCATGGCGACATCATGCAACGCTTCCAGGACCATACCTACATCGAGGCGTTTCTGACCAATACTACCCTGAATGTCGTCTTTTCCCTGATCAATGTGCTTGTGTTTGGCGTGGTTCTTTGTTTTTATTCCTGGTTGATTTTCCTGATTTTTTTAGGCGGAAGCATCCTCTATGGTATTTGGGTGGCCTTGTTCCTGCAATACAGGCGCGCCTTGAACTTTAAGCGCTTTGACTATATGTCGAGGGAGCAGGGCAACCTCATCGGGTTGATCAGCGGCATGCAGGATATCAAGCTGGCCAACGCCGAGGTCGACAAACGCTGGGACTGGGAGCGGTTGCGGGCCGGTCTTTTCCGTATCAACGTAAAGGTCATGGCGTCCAGCCAGTATCAACAGGTGGGCGGCCTGTTTCTGAATGAAGGCAAAAACATCCTGATCACCTTCCTGGCGGCCAAGCTGGTGCTCCAGGGGGACATTACCTTAGGCGCCATGTTGTCCGTGCAATACATCATCGGCCAGCTCAACGCCCCGGTCGAACAACTGGTCCAGTTTACGCAAACGGCGCAGGACGCCCTCATCAGCGCGGAACGCCTGAACGAGATCTACACCCTGGAACACGAGGACGTCCGGTCCGGAGAACAGACCGGCGACCTGCCCCTTGATAAAAGCATATCCATCGCCGGTCTTCAATTCCGGTATCCCGGCACCGAGGCCCAGGCCAGACCCGTGCTGAACAACATTCACCTGCACATTCCGGAAGGGCGGGTGACCGCCATTGTTGGCGTCAGCGGCAGCGGAAAAACCACGTTGCTCAAGCTACTGCTCAAATTCTACAATCCTCACCAGGGGACGATCTGCGTCGGCCGGGAAAACCTGGCCAGTATCCGGCACGCCGCCTGGAGAAGCCAGTGCGGGGTCGTCATGCAAGACGGGTTTATCTTTTCGGATACCGTCGAGGGAAACGTCTGTATCGGCGACCGGAATCCCGATCCCGCCCGCCTGGACGAGGCGCTCCGGATCGCCAACATCAAATCGTTCGTCGACACCCTTCCCCTCGGGGTACATACCATGATCGGCGCCGATGGTACCGGTCTCAGCCAGGGGCAGAAACAACGGATCCTCATTGCCCGGGCCGTGTACAAGGACCCCCGGTTTATCTGTTTCGACGAGGCGACCAATTCCCTCGACGCCAACAACGAACGCGCCATTATGGAAAACCTGGACCGGTTTTTTGTGGGGCGGACCGTCGTCATCGTCGCACACCGGCTGAGCACCGTTCGCAACGCACACA
This sequence is a window from Dinghuibacter silviterrae. Protein-coding genes within it:
- the gwsS gene encoding grasp-with-spasm system SPASM domain peptide maturase: MTETSVIALYENCIPVKGARRSIICDLFYQTYMFIPNVLYEILTVHRHRTVGDVKAAYGGQHDAAIESYFAEVIARGYAQECTPEEAGRFPALNPHWERPELITNAILDIDPQDPYDLSKAIKELVSVGCKAVQVRIFNEASPAFLGSVLTLFDRTPIEHIELLLKHSPLLEDQALLALCRPFPRVNAITLHSGPETPPTDYNRAGLTVTRVAREIRSSSHCGVINPAFFNVTLENFLESHRFNSCLHKKISIDVHGQVKNCPSMEKSYGHISETRFLDVLDLEGFQDLWTVTKDQVDVCRQCEFRYICTDCRVYTSPEGKPSKCSYDPFTATWA
- a CDS encoding TonB-dependent receptor, translating into MTRLLALLLFITGPVSAQTLTQRVRGTVTDPVLQKPIPSATVTLVGENRSVLTDTNGYFSFSGVPLGQHQLRVTHVGFREASDDNLVVEAGRETVLTITLDILPREEQEVVIKADPRKNKPLNEMSLVSARTFSVEETQKYAASVEDPLRMALSFAGVMAPMDGNNDIVIRGNSPVGLLWRMEGVDIPNPNHFANTASSGGGISILSAQLLANSDFLTSAFPAEYGDALSGVFDLHLRKGNDEKHEFSLQAGFLGVEASAEGPMAKGSYLVNYRYSTLSLLGAMGVDLPNGTINYSDLSYNLFFPTKKAGDFSLFGFGGLSTQRTTPKLDSTQWKNQPDRYAERFDGPTGMTGLTHTLHFGARTSLHSVLAYSYTESKLTEDYVEDDYAYERVYSANDQTPKWTLTSTLNHRFGNGNILRAGYSADLIGFNYNQQARKDPGAPLLVQVDASGHVQTVQAFAQWQGRPAPHLLVNAGLHYLELLYNHTWAVEPRASLQWDVSPRTSLSLGYGLHSQIQPLGVYFGQDTTATGAYYRPNSNLGLTRAHHFVLSYNQRLAHDLHFKAELYFQRLFNVPVNAADTNTFSTLNIESSDYVSDPLVNKGSGQNYGLELTLEKYLSHHVYYMVNGSLYQSQYRALDGVLRNTRFNGHYIVNFTGGKDWVQGTHTWGANLRTLWAGGYWNTPVDTLQSSLQGTTIYKQQLAYTQQNPAYFRTDLRVSYTKNQKHHTTTLSLDLQNVTNQKNVYDVEYDQVRKKVVTVYQTGLIPVLNYKIEF
- the gwsG gene encoding grasp-with-spasm system ATP-grasp peptide maturase yields the protein MILILSSPTDHSTNRVSEWITRLGGHYIRLNDTLLYNADTPFDYGYRNGTEDVGLTVSGYSFRLSDIHIVWYRRWTSRDYLRGLHELTENKEWASNLVRHISVEIQTAGQFFLHLLRHKQWLDPPKATGAVRKHEVLTMAVEEGLLIPNTLVTNHRERAQSFLLENRRIVSKPLSEITFYNSDDFEFLCYTREIAEEDLLKLPAFFYPTLFQQLIERKLEIRTFYLDGECFSMAIFSGEGSKMDFRDLDMNRPVRMAPYRLPQPVEASIRRLMDRLGLSTGSLDLMLSTEGRLYFLEVNPVGQFGMTSYPCNYQLDKKIAEYLIAHDQ
- a CDS encoding peptidase domain-containing ABC transporter; amino-acid sequence: MRFRFYKQLDAMDCGPTCLRMIARHHGKVFSLQEIRSQCTVTREGISFFSLEEAAGKLGFRTRCSRVTPETLLEKAPLPCIIHWTQNHFVVFVSKRERHGQVTGVQVADPAFGLLRYTVGEFLEKWERRNNQGVVMLLEPMPGEAQPASRPKRRGLALELLRKHWRPFRGLTVQLLLGLLIGSLIQLIFPFLTQSIVDIGIARKNLDFIYLVLLGQMMLFAGRISLEFIRSWILLHISTRINFSILSDFLVRLMRLPLSFFDAKRHGDIMQRFQDHTYIEAFLTNTTLNVVFSLINVLVFGVVLCFYSWLIFLIFLGGSILYGIWVALFLQYRRALNFKRFDYMSREQGNLIGLISGMQDIKLANAEVDKRWDWERLRAGLFRINVKVMASSQYQQVGGLFLNEGKNILITFLAAKLVLQGDITLGAMLSVQYIIGQLNAPVEQLVQFTQTAQDALISAERLNEIYTLEHEDVRSGEQTGDLPLDKSISIAGLQFRYPGTEAQARPVLNNIHLHIPEGRVTAIVGVSGSGKTTLLKLLLKFYNPHQGTICVGRENLASIRHAAWRSQCGVVMQDGFIFSDTVEGNVCIGDRNPDPARLDEALRIANIKSFVDTLPLGVHTMIGADGTGLSQGQKQRILIARAVYKDPRFICFDEATNSLDANNERAIMENLDRFFVGRTVVIVAHRLSTVRNAHNIVVLDGGEIVESGAHDVLVGKKGKYYELVKNQLELGT